Proteins from one Leptospira bourretii genomic window:
- a CDS encoding type II toxin-antitoxin system VapC family toxin — translation MTYLLDTHALLWVIGDSKQLSKNIIKIVQDQENQILVSAISLWEISLKFKLGKLKLSGFKPEEIPKLLEKLNINIIELSQEEASSYHNLKEDFHKDPFDRMLIWQCISRKLTFISKDSEIKKYKISGLKTIWS, via the coding sequence ATGACTTATTTATTAGATACTCATGCTTTACTTTGGGTAATTGGTGATTCAAAACAATTAAGTAAAAATATCATCAAAATAGTTCAGGACCAAGAAAATCAAATTTTAGTTAGCGCAATCTCTTTATGGGAAATTTCCTTAAAATTCAAACTCGGAAAACTTAAACTTTCGGGGTTTAAGCCGGAGGAAATTCCAAAATTACTTGAAAAATTAAACATAAATATAATTGAGCTGAGCCAAGAAGAAGCGTCTTCTTACCATAACTTGAAAGAAGATTTTCATAAAGATCCATTTGACCGAATGCTCATTTGGCAATGTATATCAAGAAAACTAACGTTCATTTCTAAAGATTCAGAGATAAAGAAGTATAAAATATCTGGATTAAAAACCATTTGGTCTTAA
- a CDS encoding ester cyclase: MKKMIVEEFIKATNSRNWKKVLSLTHSNFIRHSSSIPNEIHGNHSLVEFHKNELKTFPDLDEKIEFLIEENDLVAARIKFTGTQKGKLGKLAPSNKILSASFNCFFKIVDNKISDTWVEYDNLNGLMQLGHINSDLI, translated from the coding sequence ATGAAAAAAATGATAGTAGAAGAATTTATAAAAGCTACAAATTCACGCAATTGGAAAAAAGTATTAAGCTTAACACATTCAAATTTCATAAGACATAGCTCTTCAATACCTAATGAAATTCATGGAAATCACTCTTTAGTAGAATTCCATAAAAATGAATTGAAAACTTTTCCTGATCTTGATGAAAAAATTGAGTTTTTAATTGAGGAGAATGATCTGGTTGCTGCTCGAATAAAATTTACCGGCACTCAGAAAGGTAAATTAGGAAAACTTGCTCCTTCCAATAAAATTTTATCCGCTTCATTCAATTGTTTTTTCAAAATTGTCGACAACAAAATTTCTGATACTTGGGTTGAGTATGACAATCTTAATGGATTAATGCAATTAGGGCATATTAACTCCGATTTAATTTAA
- a CDS encoding ribbon-helix-helix protein, CopG family: MISLRLPPELERKLDSFAKSEGKSRTEIVKDSILEYIKNRGINKTPFELGLDLFGKHNSDITDLAQNRKAYLQKAIGKKNEKRSSH, translated from the coding sequence ATGATTAGTTTACGTCTACCGCCAGAACTAGAAAGAAAATTAGATTCATTTGCTAAATCTGAAGGAAAAAGCCGAACAGAAATTGTTAAAGATTCCATTCTAGAATACATTAAAAATCGAGGAATTAATAAAACTCCCTTTGAACTAGGCTTAGATTTATTTGGAAAACATAATTCTGATATTACCGATTTAGCTCAAAATAGAAAAGCATACTTACAAAAAGCTATTGGAAAGAAAAATGAAAAACGTAGCTCTCATTGA
- a CDS encoding type II toxin-antitoxin system VapC family toxin produces MKNVALIDSGPIIALFNSKDKFHKPTLKYLKSYTGELISSWPVVTEVVYLLSFSVEAQADFLEWIERGSIQIFDLNIDDLKYIKNRMRKYADLPMDLADASLMCISEKLGIEKIISIDSDFSIYKNLRGKYLQNLFKI; encoded by the coding sequence ATGAAAAACGTAGCTCTCATTGATTCTGGTCCGATTATTGCCTTATTTAACTCAAAAGATAAATTTCACAAACCTACTTTAAAATATCTTAAATCATATACTGGTGAATTAATTTCTTCCTGGCCAGTAGTTACAGAAGTTGTCTACCTACTATCTTTCTCAGTCGAAGCTCAAGCTGATTTTCTTGAATGGATTGAAAGAGGAAGCATTCAAATTTTCGATTTAAACATTGACGACCTTAAATATATCAAAAATCGGATGAGAAAGTATGCAGATTTACCAATGGATTTAGCTGATGCTTCTTTAATGTGTATTTCGGAAAAATTAGGTATCGAAAAAATTATTAGTATTGATTCAGATTTTTCCATTTATAAAAACTTAAGAGGAAAATATCTACAAAACCTCTTTAAAATATAA
- a CDS encoding PD-(D/E)XK nuclease family protein: MKPNLFNYGTSELTQDAFFVWLFNWAAKENETLNKELYECAHSLIKTLINRSDLVISQIEIVKQEKAIDICIKINDSILIIIEDKIHSGAHSDQLSRYKKLKENWCFKNNFSLYCVYLKTGSESRKSLTKVINEGFKVFDRSNLIMNLINYDYIKNEIFTDFLNYILKLEKDEKKFLSKKSQDWNYFQWIGFFKALETYFEDSDWTYVSNPKGGFMGFWWNYITWGNYLIYLQIEHWQLCFKIENVVENRQLIRENASNFIIDNSKVKNINTITKPNRFGNGKTMTIATVEKQNWLIENRSTIDTEKTIAKLKYYSDFLNSISNESSFV, from the coding sequence ATGAAACCAAATCTATTCAACTACGGAACTTCGGAACTAACTCAAGATGCATTTTTCGTTTGGCTTTTCAATTGGGCTGCAAAGGAAAATGAAACTCTAAATAAAGAACTTTACGAATGCGCTCATTCTTTAATTAAAACTTTAATAAATAGAAGTGACCTTGTTATTTCTCAAATAGAAATAGTAAAACAAGAAAAAGCAATAGATATCTGCATAAAAATAAATGATTCAATATTGATAATAATAGAAGATAAGATTCACTCAGGTGCACATTCAGACCAACTTTCTCGGTATAAAAAACTAAAAGAGAATTGGTGTTTCAAAAACAATTTTTCTCTATATTGCGTTTATTTAAAAACTGGGTCTGAAAGTCGTAAAAGCTTAACAAAAGTTATTAACGAAGGATTCAAGGTATTCGATCGATCAAATCTAATTATGAATTTAATCAACTATGACTATATTAAAAATGAAATTTTCACAGATTTTCTTAATTATATTCTTAAACTTGAAAAAGATGAAAAAAAATTTCTGTCCAAAAAAAGTCAAGACTGGAATTATTTTCAATGGATAGGTTTTTTCAAAGCCCTTGAAACTTATTTTGAGGATTCCGATTGGACCTATGTTTCAAATCCGAAAGGTGGGTTCATGGGTTTCTGGTGGAACTACATAACCTGGGGAAACTATCTCATTTACCTTCAAATTGAACATTGGCAATTATGTTTTAAAATAGAAAACGTCGTTGAAAATAGACAACTAATCAGAGAAAATGCTTCAAACTTTATAATTGATAATTCTAAAGTAAAAAATATTAATACGATTACTAAACCAAATAGATTTGGTAACGGAAAAACAATGACCATTGCAACAGTAGAAAAGCAAAACTGGCTAATAGAAAATAGATCAACTATCGATACTGAAAAAACCATTGCAAAACTAAAATATTATAGTGATTTTTTAAATTCTATTTCTAACGAATCGTCCTTCGTATAA
- a CDS encoding ArsR family transcriptional regulator: MILDGIFGNKTASRVLLHLFHYNEIHSAAIAKDYQLAPTPIRLQLERFENAGILVAKNVGRTRLFSFNQKSPFVKPIKDILAIFYNSLTIEEKEKIFSERRRPRLKGKPVYGRT, encoded by the coding sequence ATGATACTTGATGGTATATTTGGGAATAAAACAGCTTCACGAGTTCTTCTACATTTATTTCATTACAATGAAATTCATTCAGCTGCAATAGCAAAGGATTATCAACTCGCTCCTACACCAATTAGGTTACAACTCGAACGTTTTGAAAATGCCGGTATTCTTGTAGCAAAAAATGTAGGAAGAACTAGACTTTTTTCATTTAACCAAAAATCGCCTTTTGTCAAACCTATTAAAGATATCTTAGCTATATTTTATAATTCATTAACTATAGAAGAAAAAGAAAAAATATTTTCAGAACGAAGAAGACCTCGGCTAAAAGGGAAACCTGTATATGGAAGAACCTAA
- a CDS encoding metallophosphoesterase translates to MTKLLIFVSLILSVNSLFIERYFIRFPEYEITSEKIPKSFDGYKIAVLSDLHYGFLVPEFWIKHTLNSINDKNPDLIVGIGDYVKKRNFDQELINVWQLLKILKAKDGEFFVNGNHDHWANDKLSLKLLEESGKSIRNRKVFINKGNERILFAGLGDFWEDHIPIDEILKGSNSIDFRIALAHNPDSSNTPHSEKIDLFIAGHTHGGQVRIPFVSKSPVLPVKDKNFDIGIRYSRLNELVLISAGVGWSILPIRFNCPAEIPIIVLRSK, encoded by the coding sequence ATAACTAAATTATTAATATTTGTTTCGCTGATACTATCCGTTAATTCTCTATTCATCGAAAGATATTTCATTCGATTCCCTGAATATGAAATAACATCAGAGAAAATTCCAAAAAGTTTTGATGGCTATAAAATTGCTGTTTTGTCTGATCTCCACTATGGTTTCCTAGTTCCTGAATTTTGGATCAAGCATACGCTGAATTCTATAAATGACAAAAATCCGGATTTAATTGTAGGTATTGGAGACTATGTCAAAAAAAGAAATTTTGATCAGGAATTAATTAATGTTTGGCAATTGCTAAAAATCTTAAAAGCGAAAGATGGTGAATTTTTTGTCAATGGAAACCACGACCACTGGGCAAACGATAAATTGTCTTTAAAACTATTAGAAGAAAGTGGAAAATCCATTCGAAATAGAAAAGTATTTATAAATAAAGGAAATGAAAGAATACTATTCGCTGGATTAGGAGACTTTTGGGAAGATCATATTCCAATCGATGAAATTTTAAAAGGATCTAATTCGATAGATTTCAGAATTGCCTTGGCTCATAATCCTGATTCTTCAAATACTCCTCATTCCGAAAAAATTGATTTATTCATTGCTGGACATACCCATGGTGGACAAGTTCGAATTCCATTTGTAAGTAAATCTCCTGTTTTGCCAGTAAAGGACAAAAACTTTGATATTGGAATTAGATATTCTAGATTAAATGAGTTAGTTTTAATCTCTGCTGGAGTTGGTTGGTCTATTCTTCCAATTCGTTTTAACTGTCCGGCTGAGATTCCAATCATTGTTTTACGATCTAAATAG
- a CDS encoding endonuclease/exonuclease/phosphatase family protein — protein MKIISWNCGGGFRKKFKKIEKLEPEILIIQECENPDKYKSDFKDFKYSKYIWKGDSENKGIGIFFKTNIEFNEFNELKWNGIYEINIPEINSDHLSWQSKDLKQFLPVSINSNLNILAVWTKGRGNQTFKYIGQFWKYILANKTQISEKPTIIIGDFNSNKIWDKIDRWWNHTEVINILESWNYKSLYHELNMEEQGKEKSPTFYLHRKFDKAYHIDYTFIPKGYIEKSKIEIGKCNDWINFSDHMPLIVDFEN, from the coding sequence ATGAAAATTATTAGTTGGAATTGTGGCGGAGGATTTAGAAAGAAATTTAAGAAAATAGAAAAGTTAGAACCTGAAATTCTGATAATTCAAGAATGTGAAAATCCAGATAAATATAAAAGTGATTTCAAAGATTTTAAATATTCAAAATATATTTGGAAAGGAGATTCGGAAAATAAAGGCATAGGTATTTTTTTCAAAACAAACATTGAATTCAATGAATTCAATGAATTAAAATGGAATGGAATTTACGAAATAAACATACCAGAAATAAATTCAGATCACTTATCATGGCAATCAAAGGATCTTAAACAATTTTTACCCGTATCTATCAATAGCAATCTTAATATCCTCGCCGTATGGACGAAAGGTCGTGGAAACCAAACCTTTAAATATATTGGTCAATTTTGGAAATACATATTAGCGAATAAAACGCAAATTTCTGAAAAACCTACGATTATAATTGGAGATTTTAATAGTAATAAAATTTGGGATAAAATTGATAGATGGTGGAACCATACTGAAGTCATTAATATTCTAGAATCATGGAATTATAAAAGTTTGTATCACGAATTAAATATGGAAGAACAAGGAAAGGAAAAAAGTCCGACTTTTTATCTCCATCGAAAATTTGATAAAGCATACCATATTGACTATACATTTATTCCCAAAGGCTACATTGAGAAGTCCAAAATCGAAATTGGAAAATGCAATGATTGGATTAATTTTAGTGATCACATGCCTTTAATCGTAGATTTTGAAAATTAA
- a CDS encoding caspase family protein, whose product MKKISLIFGNAKYPGNILNNPTNDAIEMEKNLTQLGFKTILNIDSTIKDMHSSLKDFENVLKENEIGLFFFAGHGMQIDGVNYLNAIDTDFTSESYAKHTSLPLNLVIDILEKSPIYTKIIILDACRDNPYERSFRGNVLGLAPIFAPIGTIISYATSPGQLASDGKGLNGAFTEALLKHINTQDIKIEELFKRVRNDLSMITNKKQISWEHTSLMGDFYFNLSIVNDEFNSTYSKEALADKHFDYSSKEDIMEIILGLRSHDWYKQNPVIPKINYLNFVECKKDHLFILGRNIYQAADGNANNAKSFMNALNIFIKEKDPEVIFHILNGMLFEIYFDSEGKLRDEYKFGFGEALYNLISLPEHRNSGIFIYQKLSEYNFLINFNPITLRQIEFVVTFSNNEEDGWFVESLSVDGINCLYESSGKKIYQFESDQYYSYAIDVRNLNDIISKKIGAPKNRLTFQFKNLPAEVTRVVFPYNFRILRHPIH is encoded by the coding sequence ATGAAAAAAATATCACTCATTTTTGGAAATGCAAAGTATCCGGGAAATATCTTAAATAATCCTACAAATGATGCAATTGAAATGGAAAAGAATCTTACACAACTAGGTTTTAAAACAATATTAAATATCGACTCTACAATTAAAGATATGCATTCATCTTTAAAAGATTTTGAAAATGTACTAAAAGAAAATGAAATCGGTTTATTTTTCTTTGCAGGTCATGGTATGCAAATTGATGGAGTTAACTATCTAAATGCAATCGATACAGATTTTACAAGTGAAAGTTACGCTAAACATACCTCTCTTCCATTAAATCTTGTAATCGATATTCTAGAAAAAAGTCCTATCTATACAAAAATAATAATCCTCGATGCTTGCAGAGACAATCCTTACGAAAGAAGCTTCAGAGGAAATGTTCTTGGATTAGCCCCAATCTTTGCACCTATAGGCACTATTATTTCTTATGCTACTTCACCAGGACAACTCGCATCCGATGGCAAAGGTTTAAACGGTGCCTTTACTGAAGCATTGTTGAAGCATATCAATACTCAAGATATTAAAATTGAAGAATTATTCAAGCGTGTAAGAAATGATTTAAGCATGATTACGAATAAAAAGCAAATATCATGGGAACATACTTCTCTTATGGGTGATTTTTATTTCAACTTAAGCATTGTTAACGATGAATTCAATTCAACTTATTCAAAAGAAGCTCTTGCTGATAAACATTTTGATTATTCTAGTAAAGAGGATATAATGGAAATAATTCTCGGACTAAGAAGTCATGATTGGTATAAGCAAAATCCAGTAATTCCAAAAATAAATTATCTAAATTTTGTTGAGTGTAAAAAAGATCATTTATTTATTCTCGGTCGAAATATTTATCAAGCTGCCGATGGAAATGCTAACAACGCTAAATCCTTTATGAACGCATTAAATATATTTATAAAAGAAAAAGATCCTGAAGTTATTTTCCATATCCTAAATGGAATGTTATTCGAAATCTATTTTGATTCTGAAGGTAAGTTACGAGATGAATATAAATTTGGTTTTGGAGAAGCATTGTATAACTTAATATCATTACCCGAACATCGAAATTCCGGCATTTTTATATATCAAAAATTATCTGAATATAATTTCTTAATAAATTTCAATCCAATAACATTACGCCAAATAGAATTTGTAGTAACCTTTTCAAATAACGAAGAAGACGGTTGGTTTGTAGAATCCCTATCAGTTGACGGAATTAATTGTCTTTACGAAAGTTCAGGGAAGAAAATATATCAATTTGAAAGTGACCAATATTATTCTTATGCAATCGATGTAAGAAACTTAAACGATATAATTTCGAAAAAAATTGGAGCTCCAAAAAACAGATTAACCTTTCAATTTAAAAACTTACCTGCAGAAGTCACAAGAGTAGTATTTCCATACAATTTTAGAATATTAAGACATCCAATCCATTGA
- a CDS encoding nucleotidyltransferase family protein, with the protein MAIVELLDSNSIQNSLKNYKKELDILGVETIHLFGSVARNEARQNSDIDFLVKFKSGMKNFDNYINLTFLLEDIFKVKVDLLTTESISGSLKISVESESVLIEV; encoded by the coding sequence ATGGCGATAGTTGAACTTCTAGATTCAAACTCTATTCAAAACTCCTTAAAAAATTACAAAAAGGAATTGGATATTCTAGGAGTGGAGACCATTCATCTTTTTGGATCCGTCGCTAGAAATGAAGCAAGGCAGAATAGTGATATTGATTTCCTTGTCAAATTCAAGTCTGGAATGAAAAATTTTGATAATTATATTAATCTTACATTTCTACTTGAAGACATTTTTAAAGTAAAAGTTGATTTACTTACTACTGAATCTATATCTGGTTCTCTGAAAATTTCCGTTGAAAGTGAGTCAGTATTAATTGAAGTCTGA
- a CDS encoding HepT-like ribonuclease domain-containing protein, whose amino-acid sequence MKSDLDYIKHIYNEILFLKDELSKTDENSFLNNNVLKRAFVRSIEIIGEASNKLSDSFKKKHNQPEWRKFSATRNHLIHGYFIVDYDIVWDLVKNKIPILEIQIKEILQKEKTLFD is encoded by the coding sequence TTGAAGTCTGACTTAGATTATATTAAGCATATTTATAATGAAATTCTCTTTCTAAAGGATGAATTATCAAAAACTGATGAAAATTCATTTCTTAATAATAATGTTCTAAAACGAGCCTTTGTTCGAAGTATTGAGATTATTGGCGAAGCCTCTAATAAACTTTCTGATTCTTTTAAGAAAAAGCATAATCAACCTGAATGGCGAAAATTTTCTGCAACAAGAAACCATTTAATACATGGCTACTTCATCGTTGATTATGATATTGTTTGGGATCTTGTTAAAAACAAAATTCCAATACTTGAAATTCAAATTAAAGAAATTTTACAAAAAGAAAAGACACTTTTTGATTAA
- a CDS encoding GDSL-type esterase/lipase family protein: MKQNIKKILFAGLLVIYSNLTSLTAQSLQPILIRPFGDSITYGVGFSDWGNCYVSQINQQLCMPPALAGGGYRGWLTLLATQGLGLYFTTEGYQSGGSYYLQWITNTQTHDGYPGYRTDQLIQISTFASFSNFTLLHAGTNDILQNKSYETAAINLFIIINNILAANTNTTVVVAKIIQISSINQLFSNLNSQIQLYNSLIDSKYNALPPIIKARVRVVNMFNLLNDQNDYSPDGIHPNAFGYFKMACNWMQGITNSNPSGPCNGLNFEKLKIQMNSKGFDDNDYKSPKDKIEKLIKGEL, encoded by the coding sequence ATGAAACAAAATATTAAGAAAATCCTATTTGCCGGTCTACTAGTCATCTATTCCAACTTAACTAGTTTAACTGCACAATCGTTACAGCCCATTCTAATTCGACCTTTCGGTGATTCTATCACTTATGGTGTTGGTTTTTCTGATTGGGGTAATTGTTACGTTTCACAAATAAACCAACAACTTTGTATGCCTCCTGCATTGGCTGGAGGTGGATATAGAGGATGGTTGACTTTACTTGCTACTCAAGGTTTAGGATTATATTTTACTACTGAAGGTTACCAAAGCGGTGGATCCTATTATTTACAATGGATAACTAATACTCAAACTCATGATGGTTATCCAGGTTATCGAACTGACCAGCTAATTCAAATCTCAACCTTCGCTAGTTTTTCTAACTTTACATTATTACATGCAGGTACAAATGATATTCTACAGAATAAATCTTACGAAACTGCTGCTATTAACCTATTTATTATTATTAATAACATTCTAGCAGCAAATACAAATACTACTGTCGTTGTTGCTAAAATAATTCAAATTTCCTCCATTAATCAACTGTTTTCAAATCTAAATTCCCAAATACAATTATACAATAGTCTTATTGATAGTAAATATAACGCTCTACCACCAATTATAAAAGCTAGAGTCAGGGTAGTAAATATGTTTAATCTCTTAAATGATCAAAATGATTACTCACCTGATGGTATTCATCCAAATGCTTTCGGTTATTTTAAAATGGCATGTAATTGGATGCAGGGAATAACCAATTCAAACCCTTCTGGACCTTGTAATGGATTAAACTTCGAAAAATTAAAAATACAAATGAATTCTAAAGGTTTTGATGACAATGATTATAAATCGCCAAAAGATAAAATAGAAAAACTAATAAAAGGAGAACTGTAG
- the vapB gene encoding type II toxin-antitoxin system antitoxin VapB encodes MNRAKLFKNGDSQAVRLPKEFRFKGKEVYIRKDGNCVIISPIDDAVDRLWKSLSDFSDDFNIERNQPKTFDKRNSI; translated from the coding sequence ATGAATCGTGCAAAATTATTTAAAAACGGTGATAGTCAAGCAGTTAGACTTCCAAAAGAATTTCGTTTTAAAGGAAAAGAAGTCTACATCAGAAAAGACGGAAATTGTGTCATTATTTCTCCGATCGACGATGCCGTTGATAGATTATGGAAATCTCTAAGTGATTTTTCTGATGATTTTAACATAGAAAGAAATCAACCGAAAACTTTTGATAAGAGAAATTCTATATGA